The DNA sequence AGGGCGGCGGGATGTTCAAGCCGGACCGGCACCTGTTTCCCCTCGTCGAAGTAGTCCGCCTTTACGCCGTGTTTGCGGAGCACCCTGGGGTAGCCGGCCATGGCGAATGTGTAGCGGGTAGGGACGGTGATGCCGCTTCGCTCGCCGACGCACAGCTCGCTGATGCGCTCGCCGCGCTCTCGAAGCGCCGTCAGCAGCCCATCCAGGAATTCCGGCCGGGTGAAGGCATGCGCAAAGAACCGCCTGTGGGCCATCACCACGTTGGGTTTGACCAGCGTGCGCCCGTATGGCCGGATCCCCAGCTCGTCCATCCCTTCGCCGATGATCCGGGCGATGCGGGCCGGGTCGTAAGTATCACAGTGACGGAGGATAACTTTAGGGCGACTCATGGCAAAGCCCCTCACCTTTTTGCTTCCGTGAGTCGTTTCCACAGCGGCCCGGATAGACTCTACAGCAGTTGGCTGATCAGTTGCGCGGCCCGTCGTGCGCCATTGGTGCGGATGGGCGGCCAGGCGGCCTCCCCGCCGATATTCTCGACCACAGCCCACGCCAGGGATTCCGGTGTCATCCTAGAGAAGGACATACGGACGCCGGCCCGGTGTCGAGCCAGCCGGCCAGCCACGTGGACCTGCTGCTCGAAGTGCTCCTCGACCGGGAAGTAGAGGAACGGCCGACGTAACGCGGTAAGCTCCAGTGTGGTGGTACCGCCACATTGCGTGATAGCCAGATCACAGGCTGCCAGATGTTCGTACAGCCGGGGGACGTAGCCGCGTACCTCCACGCCATCAGGCACATCCAGCTCCTCCGGTGATAGGCGTGGGCCGCAGACCAGGATCATCCGCAAATCCGGAACCTGTCGCTTGATGATTGGATAGGCACGGCCGCATAGCTCCAGCAGGGGTTTGCCCACTCGGGTACCACCGATGGTACAGATGACCAGGGACTCGCTCCCATACCCAAGCTCCGTTCGGACCAGGGCCCTGTCGGTGTAGTTCGCCGGATCGAAAGGCAGAACGTACCCTACGAATTTACAGACGCTGGCGACCTCGCGGCGTCGCGGCAGGAAGGGGCCAAGGCCGCAATCAGGCACGTCTTCAAACTCGCCGACGAAAAGGGCCATCCGCCGTTCATGGGAATAGCCTTGCGGCAATTTGGCCCACTCACGATTCCACATGAAGACACCCAACCGCTCCATGGGGCTCCAGGACATAGCGTCGTTGCCGATGAAGTCGTAGATCATGACAAAAGCGGCGTCCGTCTTCACCTGCCCGTTGACCACGGCCATGGACACCTCATAGGCCTCATCGGCGATGATCACATCGTAGTCGTCCTTGCTGACAACCCGACTGAACGTCGCAACGTTTTTCTCCCATTCTCCCATGGCGGTGGAAAGGTACTTGATGAGGTTCAATCGGAAGCCCTGAGCGGCGTTTTCGGCGGGAATGTTATCATCGGCATACTCCGCCGCCTCGGGGAGCAGGTTTTCGCCTGCTTCCTGGAGGACTATGCTGGCCGGGTGGGCGGCCAACCAGTCAATCACCACATCAGGATTCTGCCGGCGCAATTCATTGGCGATGGCCAGATCTCGCACGACGTGTCCCAACCCCAACGATCCGCTGATGTAGAGGATTTTCTTTACTGGCATGCCTTCCCCTCCACGCAAGTCAACGCATTCCGAGCAGAGAGCCTGGGAACTGCATGTTCTTGTTTTCTGGCCCTCACCCCGGTGGCTACACCACCGAAAGTGAGGGCCTACACGTCAACAGATCTTCGCCAATGGCCACCAGACCTCTTCGGCCCGGTGAACATGTGTGTCGCGGATCACACCCGGCTTTCCTGGACTCCAGCCACCAATGGCGATGGTGGTACACCGTCTTCCATGTCCCGTCCTGATTGACAACCACAGCCGTGTAACGCCAGATTCCACTCCGTGTCCCAACACCCGGATGAGCCACTGATCGGTGAGATACATGGTGACCACAATGGCATCTTTCCCGGTAAACCCACGAGCAGTGAACCCATGTCCTCAGCCTACGGGCCATGGATGAGTGGGCCACTATGGGATGATCACAGGGATAATCAAATGGGACACTTATAGCTTATCACCCACACCTGACTTACCTGGTGTCAGCTATCGCCTCGCCTCACCACTTCCCGTTAGAGACAGGAGAGCTGGGGGCTGAGAGGAGTCAGCCCCCAGGCCCCGGGACTACTGTTCGGCTTCGTTCCGTTTCATTGACACCTCTGGAGTCCCGTTTGCGCTCCCTTGGCAACGCTCCAATACCATCCTCTTGGATCCCATGCATATGCACACGAGTATTCCTTTATAACTGTTTCATAGGCTATCACTGCCTCCACGCAGTTACCCTGCTTTCTCAGGATCTCACCTCGCATAAACCAAGCCGTACCGACATCATTGAGCGCCCAATACTCTTTCCAAAACGCATCTACTTCTTCCTCGTTGTCTGGCTTTGGCGTATAGTCACAATTGTCGATTTGCTTTTGAGCCTGTTGTTGCTTTGCCTCATCAGACCATTGGAGGACGATTTCATCTATACATACAAGCGCTCCTTTATAATCTCCAACGTCATATCGCTTAAACATTTCCACGATTCCCTCAGCAGAGCTACCGACCTCACACGACGGAGGCGGTGTAGGAGAGAGCGTCGCAGTAGGTGTCCTAGTCGGCGTTGAAGTTGCTGTTGGTGTATTAGTGGGCGTGGGCGTAGGCGTTGGTCTCGGTATTATCTCCAATAGGATGGATTGGGTTACCTGTTGTCCATGCTTATCGATCACAGTGACCGTCACCGAGTCAGGACCAGGTTCACTGGGAGCCATGTACATCACGGATAACTTATCATCCGGATCAACACTACCACGTCTCGCCTCCCATTTGTATTCCAATGGTGCATCTCCTTTGGCTTCCACCGCGAGAGTGGTACGACCACCTGCGAAGATTTTAGTGATGGAGGCTATGACTACCACATCCGTACTCTGACCAAGGCTAATTTCGCTTACAGTGAGAGGGGGAGGCGGAGTAGACTGTGCACATGCCCCAACCAGAGCGATTACGAAACTGAAGAGTGTTCCTAAAGTGGCTAGAGGTGAGATTCGGTGTAATCTAGACATTGTCTCCCTCCTTAATCGGGTATTTCGAACTGCGCGTTGATGTCTTTTACATGGGTCGAGACCAACGAGACCTTCTTCCTTAGTAGCTGTTAGTAGCTGTTCCGGATAACTTTAATGTGTAGAGCACCATGTACTTCCCGGGTTTTACACCTGGATTGGACTTTCACAGAGAGAATGTCGATCGTTTGCCAAGATGAGATTTGATAGTATCCCTCACACTCTCGCCCAGACAGCCATCCTCCATCTCCTAATGTAGACCAACTGCATATCCATCCATTCGAATTCGCAATAACAGCCCCAACCCTAACTTTGTCACTCGCCTTAAGCTCAACTGTACTGCCTGGCTTGTAGATGTGCGAGGTCTTTGAATATTCCACTCGGAATCCCTCAAGAACCGGACTCCGTTCAATAACTGTGATGGGAAACACCGGACTCAGTACAATGGCAATGGCACCTACGGAAAGTATGAAGCTTCCCCACAAACTTATTGTGCCCAATCTCCATGGATGGAGCGCATCGAATATTGAGACAACTAGGATAAGCAACCGTGTTCGGAAATCCTTTGTCATTGCCTTGTCAATGTCCAATGTGCGCGTGATGACCTCGCATAGATAACGCCATGCCAGGTGGCCAGACAGTAGAGCCATCACGGCCAACAATGGAGCTACAATCGTCACGGGACGACAGGGAAAGCTGGACTGGATGCGATATCTCCCCAGAATGCCTAACACAGCGAGGATCATGATATTGAAGAGAAGCTGGACATGTAGCGGAGGGCCTGTTGATCTTGAGCAAGGCCGCATGTTTGTGTCTCCTTACATACCAACTGGAGCCGACTTCTCTCAAGGTTAGCGTCTTGTCAAGTGATCAAATTACGCATGGTGCCCTCAAGCCTCAGGGTTACTGCCGCCTTGTCCTGCAGCGGGAATGGCGCCAATCTGTTGCAGCAGCCCCAGCGTATCCCACGACCACCACGTTTCTACGATTTGGCCATCAGCTATGCGGAAGATGGCGACCCCAGACCACTTCACCTTTTTCCCCGTTGGCGGGGTGCCCATCAGCTCACCCTGGTGCGTCGCCGTCGCCGTCCAGTGAAGCGCAACCTTATCCCCTTCGGCAATCAGGTGATTGGGCGAGGAATGAAGGTCTGGGAAGGCCACTACATAGATCCTGATCGCCTGCTTGCGGCCTTCGCGTCCCGGAAGGGTTTGCCCCGTGATCGGCTCATGGGTAACCACGTCAGCGTGCATGATCTCGTCCAGCACATCCAGCCTCTGCTGGTTCCAGGCCTCCTCTACATAACGTGTGACGATGGCTTTGTTGCTTTCCGGATCACCGGGATCGCCTGTGACCTTCGATGGCTCGCCCCAGGAGAAATCAGTGCGGCCCCTGGCCGGCGCCGCTCCCAATTGCTGGAGCAAACCGAAGGCGTCCCAGTACCCCCATTCTTCTACAGCCTTCCCGTTCACAATGTGCGAGAAGACGATCCCCATCCCGGCGATGAGCTTCCCTGTGGGCGGGATCCCCATGAGTTCACCCTGATGTGTCCCAGAGGACGTCCAGCGGGTCGCCAGCAGGTCGCCTTCGCCAACCTGATCGTCAATGGTGAAGCGAAGATCCTGGAGGGCGCCGCGGTACAGGTTGAGGAATTGCTTGTACGCCTCGATGCCACGGAAGTCGCCCGCCACGTCGTGCATGACGTAGTCAGGAGCGATGAGCTCCTCCAGGATGCTCAAGTCGCCTGTGCTCCACATATCCAACAATCCCCGGCGCAAGAGTGCCTTGTTCTGCTCTACAGACATCTCGTTCGCCTCCTTCGTGTTCAGACCAACGTTTGAGGGGCGACGCATTTTCGAAGTGCATCGCCCCTCAACTGGGCGCAGCCTATTGCCCACTCTCGGACGTCGGCACCAGCCCAAGCTGCTGCAGGATCGTCAGGCCGTCGTAATAAACGTGCAGGTATGTCATCAGGCCATCCTCGTTGAAGTGGGCCCGCCTCGGACGTTCACGGGTCTACCCGTGGGCGGTACACCGAAGTACGGCCCGGTGTTGGTGCCCGTCCACACGACCTCGGCCAATACCCAGCCGTTCCCCAGATCGATGCGCCGTGTGACCTTGCCGTAATCATCCGGCACGCCCTGGAAGTACAGCTCCGTTGCGGCCACCACGCCCGCTCGATCCACGGGGCCGAGCGGGGCGAGGAAGACGTCTATATCCGGATGGAGCATCTTTGACCACGCGACCAGATCGTGCCTATTCCACCGGGCATTCGCCTCGATGTCCGCCTGTAAGGGGGATAGCCCCGTCGGCTCCGGATCGGGGAGTTCAAAGGAGGGCTTCAACTCTGGCAACTCCGGCTCCGGCATGGCGCCGAGCTGGATCAAGATGCGAGATATGTCGATGTAGGTGGTCAGCCGCTTGATCTTGTCCCCTTCGTACTCGAAGATGTCGATGTGAGGCGTCGGGAATTTCTTCCCAGTAGGCGGAATCCCCATCCACTCGGCCTGATGGGTGCCCTCGACAGGGTGCTCCAGGACGCGGATGTTGCCGACCAGGAACTCGCGTCCGGGGAGACTGCTGAAATCCGGGAAGCTCTGGAATACCGATGCGAAGAACTTCCCGATCTCCTTCTTCGGGAGAGGAGTTGGCACGGGCACATAGTCGTACACCGCATCCTCCGCGAAGTACGAAAGCATCCGATCCACATCATGGGCGTTGAGCGCTTCTTCGAACCCCTGGTGAACCTGGTTCAGCACGGCCGCTGGCATGGGAACGACGCCAAGCTGCTGCAACAGGCTCAAGGCGCTCCAATTGGTCCACTCCTCCGCGATCTTGCCATCGGCGATGCGGAAGATACTGATCCCCGTGGTCCTCGCCCGTTTGCCGGTAGGGGGGATCCCCATGAGCTCGCCCTGATGTGTGGCGGTGCATGACCATCGCTCAACGACCTTATCCCCCTTGGCGATCAACTCCTCGATGGTGAAATGGAGGTCTGGAAAAGCGGTGCGGTACATGATCGCGAATTGGTCGTAGGCATCGCGGCCGCGGATGGGCGGGTTAGTTTGCTCGTGAAAAGTATAGTCGGGGGCATGGATCTCCTTGGCCACCTCCAGCCTGCCCTGGTTCCAGTATTCCTCCACATGGCGGCGCACGATCTCCTTGTTCACCTCCGTCTGCGGGATGGGCGTAGGCTCAGGGGGCACGAAGAGTGGGTACGCCTGACAGGCGCTCAAGAGAAGTGTCAACAACAGACCAACAACCATGGGTGATCGGCTAACGCGTCGCATGGTTCCTCCTCCTTCGCTTATCAAGATTTCCGACACGCGTTGGCGTCCCTCTACCCCGGGTCCTCCTCCTCCTTCTCGTGATTTGGTGCGGGCGACACGCCGACCTGTTCTCGCAAGAAGGCGAATAACGCCTCCAAGCTGGCAAAGCCCCTACGCTCGCCAGTATGGGGGTCCTCGACGGACGCCCGCCATTCTCCGCCCTCGCCTTCACCTGCCCGCCACAGGCGCAGCAGATAGGCGATATAGCCCGATCGCTCATCCGCCCTGCCGGCTTCCGTTCTGCGCATATTCACCTCCGCTCCGGACGCGGACACCTGATTTATGACACAGGAGTATCAGTACACTATCAGCCGAGTATCAGGAGGGGCCAGGCCATTCGATGGGAGATGAGNNNNNNNNNNNNNNNNNNNNNNNNNNNNNNNNNNNNNNNNNNNNNNNNNNNNNNNNNNNNNNNNNNNNNNNNNNNNNNNNNNNNNNNNNNNNNNNNNNNNNNNNNNNNNNNNNNNNNNNNNNNNNNTACAATCGCGGTATAATTTCGATAAAGCCTGCATGACTCTCGATCAGCACAACATATCGCTGGTGAACATCCGGCTTCCAAACCTCAACAAGAGCGTCACTCCGGTTGCCCATCGGACGTTCCAAGCACCCAGGATCCACACCCGATCGCGATAGACAATGAGTCGCCTCTCGATCTCCCTGCTGGGCGCCTTCCAGGCCCGCCTGGGAACAGAACCGATCACCCAATTTGAATCGAATAAGGCCCGTGCGCTCCTGGCCTACCTGGCCGTGGAATCGGACCAGCCCCATCGCCGAGAGACGCTGGCGGGCCTGCTGTGGCCCCACCAACCCGAACGAACCGCCCGGCACAACCTGAGCCAGGCGCTCCTTAGCCTGCGCCGCGCCATCGGAGACTACGACGCGACTCCTTCCTTCCTGATCATCACGCGCGAGACGATCCAATTCAACAAGGCCAGCGACCACTGGCTGGATGTGGCGGAGTTCATCGCCCTGCTGGATACTTGCGAGCAACATTCCCACCAACAGGAGGAGGATTGCCCTCCCTGCCTTGCCCGATTACAACAGGCCATGGCGTTATACCAGGGCAACTTCCTGGAGGAGTTCTCGTTAGAGGATGCCGCCCCCTTCGAGGAATGGTGTGTGCTACAACGGGAGCGGCTCTACCTCCTGGCCACGACCACTCTGCAACGCCTGGTCCGATGCCATGCCAGGCGCGGCGAGCACGAGAAGGCGCTTCAATACGCCCGACAATGGGTAGGCCTGGATCCATGGCAGGAAGAGGCCCATCGGCAACTGATGCATCTACTGGCCCTCAGCGGGCGACGGATCGAGGCCTTGGCGCAATATCAGGCTTACCAACGCATCCTGGTCGATGAGATGGGTATCAAGCCGACGGCGGAGATGACCAGGCTGTATGAGCGGATTCGGGACGGGGACATTGGCCAGATCCAGCAAAGGGAGGACATCCCCCGTGCGGCGGACCGGACCTCAACCCGGCTCACGATCGGTCCTTCCCCCTTGAGGATGGAGGAATCCCCATCCCATTTCGTCGCTCGAAGCCGGGAGATGGAGTGGCTGTCGGTGCAGCTCGACCTGGCGCTGAGCGGAAGAGGGCGGGTCGTCTTCGTCACCGGCGGCGCCGGCTGGGGAAAGACGACGCTGATCCGGGAGTTCGCCCATCGCGCCCAGGAGATCCACCCGGACCTCATCGTCGCCGGTGGAAACTGCAACGCTTACACGGGGATCGGAGATCCCTACCTCCCCTTCCGAGAGATCCTGGACCTGCTCTCCGGGGATGTCGAAGCCCAGTGGAGGGCGGGAACGATCACCCACGAACATGCTCACCGTCTGTGGAAAACCCTCCCCCTCGTGGTGCACGCGCTGGTGGAGGACGGACCGGACCTGATCGACACCTTCGTACCCGGCGCCGCGCTGGCAGCCCGCGCGGCCACCCACGCATCCGATGGTGGAGCCTGGCTGGATCGGCTACAGGCGCTTGTGGAACGGAAGGCGACCACCCCCAATCCAGAGCATCCCCAGCAGAGCGATCTCTTCCGACAGTACACCCGGGTGCTCCAGACCCTGGCACATCAGGCGCCGCTTCTGCTGCTGCTAGACGACCTGCAGTGGGCCGACCTCGGCACCATCAGCCTGCTGTTCCACCTGGGCCGACGGTTGGCGGGCAGCCGCATCCTGATCCTGGGCGCCTACCGATCGGAGGAGGTCACCAGCGGCCGAGGCGAGAAACCGCATCCCCTGCAACCCGTCGTCGACGAGTTTGTGCGTCACTTCGGGGACATCGTGATGGAGTTGGGTAGAACGGAGGATCGAGCGTTCGTGGACGCCTTCCTGGACAGCGAGCCCAACCGATTGGGCGCTGCGTTCCGGGATACGCTCTACCGGCAAACCGGAGGCCACCCCCTGTTCACCGTCGAGCTCTTGCGCGGCATGCAGGAGCGGGGGGACCTGGTCCGAGACGAGGCCGGCCGCTGGATGGAAGGGCCGACGCTGGACTGGGAGACCCTGCCGGCGCGAGTGGAGGCGACGATCGCCGAACGTATCAGCCGGCTACCCGAGGAGTTGCAGGCGATCCTGACCGTCGCCAGCGTGGAGGGCGAGGAGTTCACGGCCGAGGTGGTGGCTCGTGTTCGGGCGACCGATGAATGGGACATGGTGCAGCGCTTGAGCAACGAGCTGGAAAAGCGGCACCGCCTGGTGAGAGCCCAGGGCATCCAGCGGGTGGGAGATCGGCGCCTATCTCGCTACCGGTTCCGACACCATCTGTTCCAGAGGTATCTGTACAATCGTCTGGACGAGGTAGA is a window from the Chloroflexota bacterium genome containing:
- a CDS encoding ester cyclase, which translates into the protein MSVEQNKALLRRGLLDMWSTGDLSILEELIAPDYVMHDVAGDFRGIEAYKQFLNLYRGALQDLRFTIDDQVGEGDLLATRWTSSGTHQGELMGIPPTGKLIAGMGIVFSHIVNGKAVEEWGYWDAFGLLQQLGAAPARGRTDFSWGEPSKVTGDPGDPESNKAIVTRYVEEAWNQQRLDVLDEIMHADVVTHEPITGQTLPGREGRKQAIRIYVVAFPDLHSSPNHLIAEGDKVALHWTATATHQGELMGTPPTGKKVKWSGVAIFRIADGQIVETWWSWDTLGLLQQIGAIPAAGQGGSNPEA
- a CDS encoding AAA family ATPase; this translates as MSRLSISLLGAFQARLGTEPITQFESNKARALLAYLAVESDQPHRRETLAGLLWPHQPERTARHNLSQALLSLRRAIGDYDATPSFLIITRETIQFNKASDHWLDVAEFIALLDTCEQHSHQQEEDCPPCLARLQQAMALYQGNFLEEFSLEDAAPFEEWCVLQRERLYLLATTTLQRLVRCHARRGEHEKALQYARQWVGLDPWQEEAHRQLMHLLALSGRRIEALAQYQAYQRILVDEMGIKPTAEMTRLYERIRDGDIGQIQQREDIPRAADRTSTRLTIGPSPLRMEESPSHFVARSREMEWLSVQLDLALSGRGRVVFVTGGAGWGKTTLIREFAHRAQEIHPDLIVAGGNCNAYTGIGDPYLPFREILDLLSGDVEAQWRAGTITHEHAHRLWKTLPLVVHALVEDGPDLIDTFVPGAALAARAATHASDGGAWLDRLQALVERKATTPNPEHPQQSDLFRQYTRVLQTLAHQAPLLLLLDDLQWADLGTISLLFHLGRRLAGSRILILGAYRSEEVTSGRGEKPHPLQPVVDEFVRHFGDIVMELGRTEDRAFVDAFLDSEPNRLGAAFRDTLYRQTGGHPLFTVELLRGMQERGDLVRDEAGRWMEGPTLDWETLPARVEATIAERISRLPEELQAILTVASVEGEEFTAEVVARVRATDEWDMVQRLSNELEKRHRLVRAQGIQRVGDRRLSRYRFRHHLFQRYLYNRLDEVERVTLHEEVGYTLEELYGDQAGEICVSLARHFEEARIADKAVEYLRQAGERAVRLSAHEEAIAHFTKALSLLETLPEGPEHTRQELALQVLLGNALLATKGYTAPEVGECYARARVLCRQAGETPQLFPVLHGLHRFYLARAELQTSRDLAEQCLELAHRQADPSLLVPAYRMMGTTLFFLGEFAPALEHFERGIALYDAERHRPYALLCGQDEGVGCRGYSAWALWDLGYPDQALARSREALTLAQTLSHPYSLAYALVLAAWLRHFRREAPETKELAEAAIDLSAKRGFAFWWTFGTVLRGWALMEQGQVEAGTELISQGLDATRSMGIGIGRPHALSMLAEARAKAGQIEEALALLDEALATAHENGEACSFADLYRLKGEHLLALSDENQAEAEACFRQAIKIARQRSAKLVELRTVTSLSRLWWSQGKSEKARQLLAQAYGWFTEGFDIIDLKEAKALLDALS